The stretch of DNA GACCGGCGTCGTGGCACATGTCCAGCCATTCGTCCAGAGTGTCCGGCCACGGCGACGGCTGCCTCAGCTTGGCCGCCCAGTCCCGGGCCACGGGAAGCAGTTTCGGGTAGAAGGCGCTGCGGAGTTCGGCCACGACCTCCGGCAGCGGATAGTCGAAGTACCGGTACTGCCCCGAGCCGAAGCGATGCCGGGCCATGTCCACAGTGGACCGGAAACGCTCGACCTCCTCGTACATGTCCGCGATCTGCCCGCATTCCTGGGCGGTCAGGATCTGCTCCGATTGCGCGCATCCCGCGGCGTCGGTCTCGGCGTGCAGGTTCGGCCAATCCAGAGCGTTCACGCGTTGCGTCACGGTGGTCATGCCGCGGCCTCCAATGTCAGCAGGATCGACTTGGCCTCCGGTCCACCGGCGTACTGGCCCATGCTGCCGTCGCTGCGGACCACCCGGTGGCAGGGCACCACGACGGGCAGCGGATTGAGCGCGCACGCGGTGCCGACCGCGCGCACCGCTCTCGGACTGCCCGCGGCGGCCGCGACCGCCGCGTAGCTGGCGGTGTGCCCGTAGTCGATGTCGGGAAGATGGTGCAGCACTTCGAGCCGAAATCCCTTCGACAGCCGGAAGTCCAGCGGGACGTCGAAGCTCGTGCGCCTGCCGAGGAAGTATTCGTCGATCTCGTAGGCGACCCGGTCGAGCCGGGCCGGTGCCCGCAGAATCCGGGGACTGATCTGCTCGGCGAGGGTCTGCAGCACGGCGTCGTGATCCTGGCTGGGGAACGCGACCCGCACCAGCCCGCGATCGGTCGCGGCGAGCAGTAGTGAACCGACCGGGGTGTCGAGTGTCCGGTACGCGACGTCGAGGAGCCCGGCGTCGGCGGCGGCGACGGCGAGACGCTCACGCAGTTTCTGCTCGACCGCGGAGTCCAACGGGAACAGGGAGTAGACGATGTCGGGGATGTTCATGTGATGTCTCCACTCACAGAGATCGAGAGGGTCTTGCGCAGCGCCGCAACGCCGTCCGAGGCCGCCCGCCGCGACGCGGCCGGGGAGTTGCCCAGGAGCACCGCGATCTCGGTGTACGGCAGCCCAGCCAGGTAGTGGTACGCCACCGCTGCCCGCTGCTTCATCGGCAGGGCACCGACCGCTTTCCACAACTCCGGGTCGTAACCGCCGGGAAGTCCGGGGTCGGTGGTCTGCTCCGGGAGTTCGTCGGTGGGGACGGGCCGCCGGTCGCGCGCACGGATGTGGTCGAGCGCTTTCCGGTGCGCGATCGTCACCAGCCACGCCTCCACGTTGCTCTCCGGACTCAGGTCGGGGTACGCCCGCATCGCGGCGATGAACGTCTCCGACCAGGCGTCCTCGGCATCCACCGGGCCGACCACGGCCTGGCAGACCCGCAGGACCGTCCCACCGTGCTCGGCCACGACGTCTTCGAACGGCTTCAGGGTCATGAGCTCAGCCGGAGTCCCGCCCGTTCGGCTTCGCGTTCGAGCAGGAACCGTTTGCGGTCGAGTCCGCCCGCATACCCCGTCAGGCTGCCGTTGCTCCCGATCACCCGGTGGCACGGAATGATGATGCTGATCGGATTTCTGCCGTTCGCCGCCGCCGCCGCGCGAACCGCGGTCGGGCTGCCGAGGGAATCGGCCAGCCGACCGTACGTCCAGGTGTCGCCGTACGGGATGGTGCGCAGCGCGTCCCACACCCGCTTCTGGAACGGGGTGCCCCGCGTGGCGAGCGGGACGGTGAACTCGGTGCGCCTGCCGTCGAAGTA from Rhodococcus opacus B4 encodes:
- a CDS encoding methylated-DNA--[protein]-cysteine S-methyltransferase, whose amino-acid sequence is MNIPDIVYSLFPLDSAVEQKLRERLAVAAADAGLLDVAYRTLDTPVGSLLLAATDRGLVRVAFPSQDHDAVLQTLAEQISPRILRAPARLDRVAYEIDEYFLGRRTSFDVPLDFRLSKGFRLEVLHHLPDIDYGHTASYAAVAAAAGSPRAVRAVGTACALNPLPVVVPCHRVVRSDGSMGQYAGGPEAKSILLTLEAAA
- a CDS encoding 2OG-Fe(II) oxygenase, with translation MTTVTQRVNALDWPNLHAETDAAGCAQSEQILTAQECGQIADMYEEVERFRSTVDMARHRFGSGQYRYFDYPLPEVVAELRSAFYPKLLPVARDWAAKLRQPSPWPDTLDEWLDMCHDAGQKRATPILLSYRANDWNALHRDLYGDLVFPLQVVIGLDRPGVDHEGGEFMLVEQRPRAQSRGTVTTLQQGHALIFTTRDRPVRSTRGWSTAPVRHGVSTIRRGTRRTLGLVLHDAE
- a CDS encoding methylated-DNA--[protein]-cysteine S-methyltransferase — its product is MNADRAAHTVIDSPIGPLTLVSVDGVLSGIYMAEHRHQPNPATFGDRDTAGFDEATAQLAEYFDGRRTEFTVPLATRGTPFQKRVWDALRTIPYGDTWTYGRLADSLGSPTAVRAAAAANGRNPISIIIPCHRVIGSNGSLTGYAGGLDRKRFLLEREAERAGLRLSS
- a CDS encoding RNA polymerase sigma factor; the encoded protein is MTLKPFEDVVAEHGGTVLRVCQAVVGPVDAEDAWSETFIAAMRAYPDLSPESNVEAWLVTIAHRKALDHIRARDRRPVPTDELPEQTTDPGLPGGYDPELWKAVGALPMKQRAAVAYHYLAGLPYTEIAVLLGNSPAASRRAASDGVAALRKTLSISVSGDIT